In one Corythoichthys intestinalis isolate RoL2023-P3 chromosome 16, ASM3026506v1, whole genome shotgun sequence genomic region, the following are encoded:
- the LOC130931874 gene encoding uncharacterized protein C7orf57 homolog isoform X2 — MNSKNAKDLKRSEVQPAKSGGKKGNHGKRQISQIPGLSQVITVTDEKNFGKRVGVLDSDSEYTKLAKQGGHKGLLYFDDSIDPKPNTFDSAEVLADGPIESLGNVNVICTKERKSPTTPSQRPLPPFWTDNMSTWERDGGSPRKEKNKKVPDKESVQSQTSPPNNGGSKFRRTVSSKKSSPVNMSKLLSFGYVDEDKASANETESSAT, encoded by the exons gtggaaaaaaaggaaaccATGGTAAGCGCCAGATATCCCAAATCCCTGGACTGTCCCAAGTTATCACAGTCACTGATGAGAAGAACTTTGGCAAAAGAGTTGGCGTTCTTGACAGTGATTCAGAATATACTAAGCTTGCAAAACAAGGCGGCCACAAAG GGCTTCTGTACTTTGATGACTCaatcgatcccaagccgaacacTTTCGACTCTGCAGAAGTTCTTGCTGATGGGCCAATAGAATCTCTTGGCAACGTAAA TGTCATTTGCACCAAAGAGAGGAAAAGTCCGACAACTCCTTCACAGAGGCCGCTTCCTCCTTTTTGGACagacaatatgtctacatgggAGAGGGATGGTGGCAGCCCTCGCAAAGAGAAG AACAAGAAGGTTCCTGACAAAGAGTCGGTGCAATCGCAGACGTCCCCTCCAAATAATGGAGGGAGCAAATTCAGGAGGAC GGTCTCTAGCAAGAAATCATCTCCAGTGAACATGTCGAAGTTGTTGAGTTTTGGTTATGTTGATGAGGACAAAGCATCGGCAAATGAGACGGAGTCAAGTGCAACATAA